In Fusarium musae strain F31 chromosome 7, whole genome shotgun sequence, a single window of DNA contains:
- a CDS encoding hypothetical protein (EggNog:ENOG41~antiSMASH:Cluster_7.1) — protein sequence MLRGRLTDKVLPSPSESTPQQSVTQDSQWDEERRERDPLPAEADDVNALSLPFDRQASYLGISSIRAALAAMLQVRPQLRGLLASRQTNINSTSARNEEVRHCYHPPRPLSEHPRIKWSSKGQALVDAYFQRIHIFTPMLDETSFRTNYLGSQRQDSPWLALLNMVLAMGSIVSTKSSDRDHCRFYTEAMRHLDLSAFGSSRIETLQALALAGGYYLHYINRPNRGNAILGAAFRMASALGFHREPSQQDGGGDQFEAAEVRRRTWWSLVCLDTWTTTTLGRPSFGRFSPSIDIQLPKLYVEGEEGFRQDIGMTTLIENIRFCRIATEIQDSLAVTSVLDAIDRNRFDEALISWHSQLPSTLSDDRDVDEPVRLARCIMRWRYWNLRMLLYRPTLLGAATGHLTEPEIDHSAVEKCQELSKTAIEDIAKTWLSHQMSGWNAVWFLYQAAMIPLLSMLCKPQSAAVPEWRSQVQTALRLFEEMQDWSLTARCSKGVVNQIFETSCDLMRQGEQSCIEPDMNNRYIKGINSQEELKIKK from the exons ATGTTACGTGGACGTTTGACTGATAAAGTCTTGCCGTCTCCTTCGGAAAGCACCCCTCAACAGTCTGTTACTCAAGATTCACAATGGGACGAGGAGAGACGTGAGCGAGACCCCTTGcctgctgaggctgatgatgttaATGCACTGTCTCTGCCGTTTGACCGACAGGCGTCGTATCTTGGCATTTCTTCCATTAGAGCAGCGCTTGCAGCTATGCTTCAGGTTCGACCTCAGTTACGTGGCTTGCTAGCCTCCCGCCAGACAAACATCAACAGCACCAGCGCTAGAAATGAGGAGGTTCGACATTGCTATCATCCCCCCCGGCCCTTGTCAGAACATCCTCGCATCAAATGGAGCAGCAAAGGACAGGCGCTAGTTGACGCATACTTCCAGCGGATCCATATCTTTACCCCAATGCTCGACGAAACCTCATTTAGAACGAATTACCTTGGTAGTCAACGCCAGGACTCGCCTTGGCTTGCTCTCTTGAATATGGTCCTGGCCATGGGCAGTATCGTATCTACCAAGTCCAGTGATCGGGATCATTGCAGGTTCTACACCGAAGCTATGAGACACCTCGACCTCAGCGCCTTTGGTAGCAGTCGCATCGAAACGCTACAGGCCCTTGCTCTTGCAGGAGGTTACTATCTTCACTATATCAACCGACCCAATAGAGGCAATGCGATCCTTGGTGCGGCCTTTCGGATGGCGAGTGCACTTGGTTTCCATCGAGAGCCTTCACAACAGGACGGAGGCGGCGATCAGTTTGAAGCAGCAGAAGTGAGGCGGCGTACTTGGTGGTCTCTAGTTTGTCTAGACACTTGGACAACTACGACTTTGGGTAGGCCCTCTTTTGGTCGTTTCTCTCCTTCCATTGATATTCAACTGCCCAAGCTCTATGtcgaaggagaagaggggttTCGGCAAGACATAGGAATGACGACGCTTATTGAGAACATACGTTTTTGCCGAATTGCAACTGAGATACAGGACAGCTTGGCTGTTACTTCTGTTCTCGATGCTATAGACCGCAATCGCTTCGATGAGGCATTGATAAGTTGGCATAGCCAACTACCTTCTACCCTTTCCGATGATCGAGACGTTGATGAACCAGTTCGTCTTGCTCGGTGCATTATGAGATGGCGATACTGGAACTTGCGCATGCTTCTGTATCGTCCAACACTCTTGGGCGCTGCAACTGGCCATCTAACGGAACCCGAAATCGACCACAGCGCCGTCGAGAAGTGCCAAGAGCTTTCGAAGACAGCCATTGAAGATATAGCCAAAACGTGGCTGAGCCATCAGATGTCGGGATGGAACGCAGTCTGGTTTCTTTACCAGGCTGCTATGATACCTCTACTTAGCATGCTGTGCAAACCTCAGAGCGCTGCTGTTCCTGAGTGGCGAAGTCAGGTACAGACCGCATTGAGGCTCTTTGAGGAGATGCAGGATTGGTCATTGACCGCGCGTTGTAGCAAGGGAGTTGTGAATCAAATCTTTGAAACAAGTTGCGATTTGATGCGCCAAGGAGAACAGTCTTGCATTGAACCAGACATGAACAATC GATATATCAAGGGGATCAAtagccaagaagaactgaagatcaagaagtaG